In a genomic window of Caloenas nicobarica isolate bCalNic1 chromosome 1, bCalNic1.hap1, whole genome shotgun sequence:
- the CD2 gene encoding T-cell surface antigen CD2 has product MNFWRIFLIKYMLLLFPSVKCSVSNLIYTAVNESVFLHIAVAAENVYDATWLRDRKKLLQLKDSKVKYYVNRDQCRCKIFLNGTLQIERVVKEDSGKYTVTVYQKDGKLSAEEDKTFIVQEPVAQPILSFECINKSASVKCEVKQKTKDETFIIELTQDKSKKIQKNATRVELHTQYSGMFRCVVKNQVSEKVTEKVIKCSGQLDLYLILSIAGGAIFFVIFVILLICCIRKKKAERLGDYVAGTPQSDSSLPEEDQAMQAHQADSEMVVRELPQPPSNPTPKQLRIQQRPLPQPQGQQQAVPPRPRPRTQQRTPNHPRERP; this is encoded by the exons aTGAACTTTTGGAGGATTTTCCTAATCAAGTAcatgctgcttttatttcccaGTGTAAAAT GCTCCGTCAGCAACTTGATTTACACAGCCGTGAACGAGTCAGTTTTTCTCCACATCGCTGTTGCTGCTGAGAACGTATATGATGCAACGTGgctgagagacagaaaaaagttGCTTCAGTTAAAAGACAGCAAAGTTAAGTACTACGTGAACAGAGACCAGTGCAGGTGTAAGATATTCCTCAATGGAACTCTGCAAATAGAGCGAGTGGTGAAAGAGGACAGTGGAAAGTACACAGTGACTGTTTATCAGAAGGATGGAAAATTGTCAGCAGAAGAAGATAAAACGTTCATAGTTCAGG agCCTGTCGCTCAGCCAATCCTCAGTTTCGAGTGCATAAATAAAAGTGCATCTGTCAAGTGTGAAGTAAAGCAGAAGACTAAAGATGAAACATTTATAATAGAACTGACTcaagataaaagcaaaaaaatccaaaagaatGCAACAAGGGTGGAATTGCACACACAGTATTCTGGGATGTTCAGATGTGTTGTTAAGAACCAAGTCAGTGAAAAAGTGACTGAAAAAGTAATTAAGTGCTCAG GCCAGCTGGACCTTTATCTCATCTTAAGCATAGCAGGAGGTGCAATCTTCTTTGTCATCTTTGTGATTTTGCTTATTTGTTGTatcaggaagaagaaagcagaaaggctTGGAGATTATG TAGCAGGAACACCTCAGAGTGATAGTAGCCTTCCAG AAGAGGACCAAGCGATGCAGGCTCACCAGGCGGATAGTGAGATGGTGGTGCGGGAGCTCCCTCAGCCGCCATCCAACCCGACCCCGAAGCAGCTGCGTATCCAGCAGCGGCCACTGCCGCAgccccaggggcagcagcaAGCAGTGCCCCcacggccccggccccgcactCAGCAGCGTACTCCAAACCACCCAAGAGAAAGACCTTGA